DNA sequence from the Manihot esculenta cultivar AM560-2 chromosome 11, M.esculenta_v8, whole genome shotgun sequence genome:
TTAATATGTAACTCATAttggaaaattataaaaatgttatatttattatactcTTTGCATAAtatatatcatatttttaaattaaataaaaaatttaattaaaatactattttattaacaaaataaaatttgagagataattaaaattattttttatcatttacatTACAgttaaaaataactttaaataaaatggtcatcaaattaaataaaatatatagtaaCAGTAAATAATATTAACATTTCAAATTAATACTGttagtataaaattttagtttatgaGAATTTAGTAAATTATCAGAAATATAAGATGAAGTATAAGTTAGTAAATTATGAAAACTAAAATTAttggattaaattgtaattttgagAAAACAagttgactatatatatatttttttcattacccTTAAATGGTTTACAGGTTTTGAAAGATTGGAGAAGTTAGATATTAGTTGGAATAGATTCAATAAAAGCATATTATCATCATTGGGAGCTCTTATATCACTCAACACTTTAATTTTTGGAAGCAATTACATGGGAGGTTCATTTTCTTTCCAAGGTATGTTTggtttttaaaattgttttctTTACATTCATTCTACCACAACATCTAGTTAActccattctttttttttttttttttctcttttcctgctaTTTGTGcagaattaaagaatttaaagaGCTTAGAATTCTTGGATATAAGTCATAACAATTTTAATAGCACCCTATCATTTAAAGGTAAACTTTAAATTTCTTTGTGTAATTTGTctttacatttataaatttgaatatttttatgaaaaataaatgagtttctcaaatgtttttattaaactaaaatattaagATAAATTGTTTTTAATAGAATAAGTGTTTAGTTGCAAAATAACTAAAAGGCAGTATAGTATTTTGTGCGTGTTATTAGTTTTATGGGTTTAAGAACTTTTACAATTTTAGCTAATCACTTCAAATTAATTTGAACTTTTAGTTATTAGAATACCAAAAATTCCAAactttttaacttatttttataattaggaTTAAAGTAaaggatttttcataaaattgtCATAATCATTTGCAAGAGAAGATGTTGATGTTAATAATCTTTTTATTTGTTATAATATAGGTTTGTGTGGTTTAAAAGATCTTCAACATTTAGATCTCAGCTTTAATGAATTTGGAGGCACTCTCCCTCAATGCCTTGGCAATTTGACATCTCTCACATTCCTACATCTGTTTGAAAACCAACTAGCAGGGTATCTTCCTTCATTTTGGCCACCTAAGCTCCAATCTCTTGATCTTGGCCATAATCATCTCGAGGGTGTATTCTCTTTCAATTATTCTAGTCTTGAGGTGATTAAATTAAGTGACAACAAAATTACATTTGAGAATGGTTGGATTCCATCATTTCAGTTAAAGACTCTTATAATGAAAGATTGTGGTCTCGAAAGTATTCCTGAGTTTCTGTTTCTCCAATTCAAATTGGAATTACTTTACCTTTCTCACAATAGTTTAAAAGGAAGATTTCCCTATTGGTTACTTCAAAACAATGTAGGACTTGAGATCCTAAATCTCATGAATAATTCTTTCAATGGCCAGCTTGAAATTGGGGCAAAGATACTTCCGAGCATGACATATCTTAATTTAGCCAGAAATCATTTTGAAGGTGATCTTCCTTTTTCTACTGGCGATGACTGTAAATTGATCGCTTTAGATTTGTCTCGTAACAACTTTTCAGGGGAAGTTCAAGAGAGACTGCTTTCAAATTGCATTTCCTTGAGCTATGTGAggttatctcataataattttCATGGTCAGATAGCATTGTTTAACTTGACTCAAATTACTGATTTGGAATTGAATGACAACCAATTCGAAGGAACCCTATCAAGTTTACTCACCAATTTTAGTCATCAAAGCTATGGCCCAGAGGTGATACATTTGAGCAACAATCGATTGCACGGTGAGATTCCACACTGGATGGGTAACTTCACAGGATTGAATTATCTCAATTTGCGCGATAATCTTTTTCAAGGTCAGATTTCATACCAACTTCTTTCAACGCGGATAGAGTATCTAGACCTTTCTTATAATTCTTTTTCTGGGTTTTTACCTTCTTGCTTCAATGGAAATTCTTTACGACAAATAAATTTACAAGGTAATAGATTCAGTGGTTCAATACCTAAAGCTTTGCTTAATATCTCAACACTGAACGCATTAGACTTAAGCGACAACGAGTTGTCAGGCACCATTCTTAATAAATCTGTTGAGAATTTAAGTGGTTTACGAGTTCTTTTATTACGAGGAAATTATTTCAATGGCTTCATTCCAAATTGGTTGTGTCAGCTAAATAATGTCAACTTATTGGATCTCTCAAGGAACTCCTTTTCGGGATCTATACTCCACTGCTTATATAATCTATCATTTGGAAGGGAAGGAGGACCTCTCTATGGTTTTGCATGGTTGATACTATAGAgaaaagggtttttgtattatttactgaacgtattacagaagcttatataatacaagtctacaactaactaaatacaagataagtatatagctataactcaaatactaaaataagtatacagctataactcaaatattaaaaatagataaaactgttatagttagtctttatccttaatatctacaactaactaaatacaagataagtatacagctataactcaaatacttaaaaatagataaaactgttatagttagtctttatccttaatacgcccccgcaagattgaggcgccattggagactccaatcttggttctaaagtaacaaaactgagttcttcccaaagcctttgtaagcacatcagcaacttgatcttttgaaCTTATGTGAAGAACCCTTAACTGTCCAGCATTAATTTTCTCGCGAACAAAATGGTAATCCAGTGCAAGATGCTTCATCCTAGTATGATAGATTGGATTGGCGCAGAAGTAAGTCGCACCAAGATTATCACAATGAAGGACTGGTGGTTGTGATATTGGTGCTCCCAAATCTTGTAATAAACTTTGAACCCAAAATACCTCCGCTGCAGCATTGGCTAAGGCTTTGTACTCAGCCTCTGTAGAAGATCGTGAGACAGTCTTTTGCCGACTAGATTTCCAAGAGATAATATTAGAACCAAGATATAGAACATAAGTAGTCGTAGACCGCCCATTATTAAGGACACCACCCCAATCAGAATCAGAGAAGGCAGACAGAGTATGAGTAGAATTTCGATTGAGAAATAAGCCATAATGTATGGTTCCTTTGAGATATCGCAAAACACGTTTCAGTGCTTGAAGATGAGTTTGCGTCGGTGCATGCATAAACTGTGACAGCCGATTCACTGTAAAAGAAACATCAGGACGCGTAATTGCCAAATATTGAAGAGATCCAACAATTTGGCGATATACGGTGGAATCAGTCGAACTAGAACCATCATTTAAGATCAGCTTGTCTCCTGTAGACATAGGAGTATTCACCTCTTTAGCTCCAGCCATATCAAATCGGTCTAACAAATTAGCAATATGTCGATGTTGCGAAAGAAATAATCCTGCAGCTGTAGAAATTACTTCAACCcccaaaaaatgatttaatattcccaaatctttgatagagaactgagcagatagcttctgtacacaggtattcagaaaataattgttATTACCTTTAagtacaatatcatcaacatatactagAAAATATGTAGTAATCCCATTggaggaaaaaataaacaaggacGCATCAGCATTTGATTTGCGAAAACCAAGTTTGAGCAAAAAAGAAGTAAGTTCAAGATACCAAGCTCGTGGAGCCTGTTTCAAACCATAAAGAGACTTCTTCAGTTTGCAAACATAATCAGAAAACTCAGGTTGCACATATCCTGGAGGTTGCTGCATGTAGACATCTTCATAAAGTGTGCCATGTAAAAAGGCATTATTTACATCCAATTGCCTTAACTGCCATCCTTTAGAAATTGCAAGAGTAAGAACTACCCGAATTGTGACCGGTTTTGTAACCGGACTAAATGTATCAAAATAATCACGCCCAGGTTCCTGAAGAAATCCTTTGGCAACCAAACGTGCCTTGTACTTATCAATAGTACCATCCGGTTTACGCTTAATccgaaacacccatttgcaactaATAAGATGATGTTTGTCTCTCGGAACCAGCTCCCAAGTTTTATTTTGCAAAAGAGCATTGTACTCTGAATCCATCGCCTGCCGCCAAAGTGAACTTGCCAGAGCTTGTTTAACTGTTCTTGGCTCGAGTGTATCCTGTAAAGGATATTTAGTTGTAAGATTAACaaaagaagaattaaaatactttgaGTTAGGCTTCCTTTGTCGCTGCTGCCGTTGTACAGGAGCTGGAACTGAGTCTTGTGAAACAATCGGTAGTGGCAAATCTAAATCAGCAGTAGAAGATTCAGTCATCAAAGGTTCAACTTGTTGAGTCTCAGTACCAATTAATGGCATGGCAGATTGATCAGATTCTGCTGATAATGCTGTAATAGATTCTGAACCAGTACTCGAAACCAACAAATCAGAATCACTTGGAATAGAAATTGCCAATGGAACCGAAGCAACTGCAGTTGGTGCAACAGGTGATGAATTTTGTTGTTGTGCCGAACCTGTACAAGAAGCATCTCGAAAATAATCTGTAAATTGATGAGAACTAGTGCAAGTTTCAgatggaaaaatatgctcaacaaATTGAACATGACGAGACAAATACAAACGATTAGCCTTTGGATCGTAACATTTGTATGCAGATTGAGTTGGAGAATATCCAAGAAAAATGCAAGGCAATGAACGACACTGAAGTTTAGAATTATTATATGGCCTTAGCCATGGAAA
Encoded proteins:
- the LOC122725003 gene encoding receptor like protein 21-like, coding for MDFSNKRRGVQNLTSAIAVAESLVEFSKESSKNDKGKKKFHNDKNGAYLCGFWGEQPHKCCTLTSWFQRLEALDISWNSFNNSILSSLAAFSSLNTLILTGNFIEGSFPNQGFERLEKLDISWNRFNKSILSSLGALISLNTLIFGSNYMGGSFSFQELKNLKSLEFLDISHNNFNSTLSFKGLCGLKDLQHLDLSFNEFGGTLPQCLGNLTSLTFLHLFENQLAGYLPSFWPPKLQSLDLGHNHLEGVFSFNYSSLEVIKLSDNKITFENGWIPSFQLKTLIMKDCGLESIPEFLFLQFKLELLYLSHNSLKGRFPYWLLQNNVGLEILNLMNNSFNGQLEIGAKILPSMTYLNLARNHFEGDLPFSTGDDCKLIALDLSRNNFSGEVQERLLSNCISLSYVRLSHNNFHGQIALFNLTQITDLELNDNQFEGTLSSLLTNFSHQSYGPEVIHLSNNRLHGEIPHWMGNFTGLNYLNLRDNLFQGQISYQLLSTRIEYLDLSYNSFSGFLPSCFNGNSLRQINLQGNRFSGSIPKALLNISTLNALDLSDNELSGTILNKSVENLSGLRVLLLRGNYFNGFIPNWLCQLNNVNLLDLSRNSFSGSILHCLYNLSFGREGGPLYGFAWLIL